A stretch of Lactuca sativa cultivar Salinas chromosome 6, Lsat_Salinas_v11, whole genome shotgun sequence DNA encodes these proteins:
- the LOC122196393 gene encoding LOW QUALITY PROTEIN: ATP synthase subunit alpha, mitochondrial (The sequence of the model RefSeq protein was modified relative to this genomic sequence to represent the inferred CDS: substituted 1 base at 1 genomic stop codon) — translation MEFSPRAAELTTLLESRISNFYMNFQVDEIGXVVSVGDGIARVYGLNEIQAGEMVEFARGVKGIALNLENENVGIVVFGSDTAIKEGDLVKRTGSIVDVPTGKAMLGRVVDALEVPIDGRGALSDHERRRVEVKAPRIIERKYVHEPMQTGLKAVDSLVPIGRGQRELIIGDRQTGKTAIAIDTILNQKQMNSRSTSESETLYCVYVAIGQKRSTVAHLVQILSEANAMEYSILVAATASDPAPLQFLAPYSGYAMVEYFRNNGMHALIIYDDLSKQAVAYRQMSLLLRRPPGREAFPGDVFYLHSSLLERATKRSDQTGAGSLTALPVIETQAGNVSAYIPTNVIPITDGCSETELFYRGIRPAINVGLSVSRVGSAAQLKTMKQVCGSSKLELAQYREVAALAQFGSDLDAATQALLNRGARLTEVPKQPQYAPLPIEKQILVMEPDTSPRPRKRRFLSWVLSSFGLLAFAFIGIGLGIDIENLGLEVALCDHRNAFSVPQSPTTPPSQELLESPPPPPMPPAVPIPEPLLPDQVRSNSLYQRYLILDFGVGDPGNLERMVSIITNQVARTGKREERQQDINSPKEVKLRRQEFFYTPHWDRRNLPDISERRS, via the coding sequence ATGGAATTCTCTCCAAGAGCTGCTGAACTAACGACTCTATTAGAAAGTAGAATTAGCAACTTTTACATGAATTTTCAAGTGGATGAGATTGGTTGAGTGGTCTCAGTTGGAGATGGGATTGCACGTGTTTATGGGTTGAACGAGATTCAAGCTGGGGAAATGGTTGAATTTGCCAGAGGTGTGAAAGGAATAGCCTTGAATCTTGAGAATGAGAATGTAGGGATTGTTGTCTTTGGTAGTGATACTGCTATTAAAGAAGGAGATCTTGTCAAGCGCACTGGCTCTATTGTGGATGTCCCTACGGGAAAGGCTATGCTAGGGCGTGTGGTCGACGCCTTGGAAGTACCTATTGATGGAAGAGGGGCTCTAAGCGATCACGAGCGAAGACGTGTCGAAGTGAAAGCCCCTAGGATTATTGAACGTAAATATGTGCACGAGCCTATGCAAACTGGGTTAAAAGCGGTAGATAGCCTGGTTCCTATAGGCCGTGGTCAACGAGAACTTATAATCGGGGACCGACAAACTGGAAAAACAGCTATTGCTATCGATACCATATTAAACCAAAAGCAAATGAACTCAAGGAGCACCTCTGAGAGTGAGACATTGTATTGTGTCTATGTAGCGATTGGACAGAAACGCTCAACTGTGGCACATTTAGTTCAAATTCTTTCAGAAGCGAATGCTATGGAATATTCAATTCTTGTAGCAGCCACCGCTTCGGATCCTGCTCCTCTGCAATTTCTGGCCCCATATTCTGGCTATGCCATGGTGGAATATTTCCGCAATAATGGAATGCACGCATTAATAATCTATGATGATCTTAGTAAACAGGCAGTGGCATATCGACAAATGTCATTATTGTTACGCCGACCACCAGGCCGTGAGGCTTTCCCAGGGGATGTTTTCTATTTACATTCCAGTCTCTTAGAAAGAGCCACTAAACGATCGGACCAGACAGGCGCAGGTAGCTTGACCGCTTTACCCGTCATTGAAACACAAGCTGGAAACGTATCAGCCTATATTCCTACTAATGTGATTCCCATTACTGATGGATGTTCGGAAACAGAGCTCTTTTATCGTGGAATTAGACCTGCTATTAACGTCGGCTTATCTGTCAGTCGTGTTGGGTCTGCCGCTCAGTTGAAAACTATGAAACAAGTCTGCGGTAGTTCAAAACTGGAATTGGCACAATATCGCGAAGTGGCCGCCCTTGCTCAATTTGGGTCAGACCTGGATGCTGCGACTCAGGCATTACTCAATAGAGGTGCAAGGCTTACAGAAGTACCGAAACAACCACAATATGCACCACTTCCAATTGAAAAACAAATTTTAGTCATGGAACCAGATACATCCCCCCGCCCCCGTAAACGCCGCTTTCTCTCTTGGGTCTTATCCTCTTTTGGTCTACTGGCGTTCGCCTTCATAGGCATAGGCTTAGGCATAGACATAGAAAATCTGGGGCTAGAGGTGGCATTATGTGACCACAGGAACGCCTTCAGCGTTCCGCAGAGCCCAACGACGCCGCCGTCTCAGGAATTACTTGAGTCCCCCCCTCCACCACCGATGCCCCCCGCGGTACCAATCCCGGAACCATTGCTTCCCGATCAAGTACGAAGCAACAGCCTATATCAAAGGTATCTTATCCTCGATTTTGGGGTAGGGGACCCCGGAAATTTAGAACGCATGGTTTCAATCATCACGAACCAG